The Mycobacterium paragordonae genome includes a region encoding these proteins:
- a CDS encoding alpha/beta hydrolase, protein MSNQYPADAFTSRHAVDPGLRSIARILPRGYRLHRGLKFPRALMGLAGVTGRERDVPVVAVDENVTVRVHRPAGLPSRAPALLWIHGGGTVMGSAAQEDRYCRKLSYLAGAAVVAVEHRLAPEHPYPAPLDDCYAALLWLQRQSWVDPARIAVGGASAGGYFAAALAQRAHDRGDVRPVFQLLVYPMLDDRTGAKPDGRKRIMWSERDNQLAWQWYLSGADPGEAVPARRADLSGLPPAWIGVGTLDLFHQECVSYAQRLRDAGVPVHEHIAAGAFHAFDLLAPNAPISLSFFASQCRHLRDALR, encoded by the coding sequence ATGAGCAACCAGTATCCCGCCGACGCGTTCACGTCCCGGCATGCGGTCGACCCCGGGCTTCGCTCGATCGCCCGGATCCTGCCCAGGGGATACCGGCTGCATCGCGGCCTGAAATTTCCCCGCGCCCTGATGGGACTGGCCGGTGTGACCGGACGCGAGCGTGATGTGCCGGTCGTCGCGGTCGACGAGAACGTCACCGTCCGGGTGCACCGGCCGGCCGGATTGCCGTCCCGGGCGCCGGCGCTGCTGTGGATCCACGGCGGCGGAACCGTGATGGGTAGTGCGGCCCAAGAGGACCGGTACTGCCGCAAACTCTCCTACCTGGCCGGCGCGGCGGTGGTCGCGGTGGAGCACCGCCTGGCACCGGAGCATCCTTACCCGGCCCCGCTGGACGACTGCTACGCGGCGCTGTTGTGGTTGCAGCGCCAATCCTGGGTGGACCCCGCGCGGATCGCGGTCGGAGGCGCGAGCGCCGGCGGCTACTTCGCGGCCGCACTGGCGCAGCGCGCCCATGACCGCGGCGACGTCAGGCCGGTGTTCCAGCTGCTGGTCTACCCGATGCTCGATGACCGGACCGGCGCGAAACCCGATGGACGCAAACGCATTATGTGGAGCGAGCGGGACAATCAGCTGGCCTGGCAGTGGTATCTGTCCGGTGCGGACCCCGGCGAGGCGGTACCGGCGCGGCGCGCCGACCTGTCCGGCCTGCCGCCCGCCTGGATCGGAGTCGGAACCCTCGACCTGTTCCACCAGGAGTGCGTCTCGTACGCGCAGCGACTGCGCGATGCGGGCGTTCCCGTGCACGAACACATCGCCGCCGGCGCTTTCCACGCCTTCGACCTGCTCGCGCCGAACGCGCCGATTTCGTTGTCGTTCTTCGCCAGTCAGTGCCGGCATTTGCGCGACGCGCTCAGGTGA
- a CDS encoding SDR family oxidoreductase: MPNRLTDKVALISGGARGMGASHVRALVAEGARVVFGDILDDEGKAVAADVGDAARYVHLDVTDPAHWDAAVQTALAEFGRLDILVNNAGIINIGTFEDYQLSEWQRILDINLTGVFLGIRSVVKPMKEAGRGSIINISSIEGLAGTIACHGYTATKFAVRGLTKSAALELGPSGIRVNSIHPGLIRTPMTEWVPEDIFQTALGRIAEPQEVSNLVIYLASDESSYSTGSEFVVDGGCVAGLGHKDFSAVDTAEQPEWVT, encoded by the coding sequence ATGCCGAACCGATTGACCGACAAAGTCGCCCTCATCAGTGGCGGGGCCCGCGGCATGGGCGCGTCCCATGTTCGGGCGCTGGTCGCCGAAGGAGCCAGGGTCGTGTTCGGCGACATTCTGGACGACGAGGGCAAGGCGGTCGCCGCCGACGTCGGCGACGCGGCGCGTTATGTGCACCTCGACGTCACCGACCCCGCTCACTGGGACGCGGCGGTGCAGACCGCGCTGGCCGAGTTCGGCCGTCTCGACATTCTGGTGAACAACGCCGGCATCATCAACATCGGAACCTTCGAGGACTACCAGCTTTCCGAATGGCAGCGGATCCTCGACATCAACCTCACCGGCGTCTTTCTCGGCATCCGGTCGGTGGTCAAACCGATGAAGGAAGCCGGCCGGGGGTCGATCATCAACATCTCCTCGATCGAGGGGTTGGCCGGCACGATCGCCTGTCACGGTTACACCGCAACGAAATTCGCGGTCCGGGGGCTGACCAAGTCGGCCGCCCTGGAGCTGGGTCCGAGCGGGATCCGGGTCAACTCGATCCATCCGGGCCTGATCAGGACACCCATGACCGAATGGGTGCCCGAAGACATCTTCCAAACCGCGCTGGGGCGCATCGCCGAACCGCAGGAAGTCTCGAACCTGGTGATCTACCTCGCCAGTGATGAGTCCAGCTACTCAACCGGTTCGGAGTTCGTGGTCGACGGTGGCTGCGTCGCCGGTCTGGGCCACAAAGACTTCTCCGCGGTCGACACCGCCGAGCAGCCGGAATGGGTCACCTGA